In the Wyeomyia smithii strain HCP4-BCI-WySm-NY-G18 chromosome 2, ASM2978416v1, whole genome shotgun sequence genome, one interval contains:
- the LOC129725394 gene encoding cholinephosphotransferase 1 isoform X4, whose translation MYFYKNKLLLPAQLKKLGDHKYSCTNVSMLDPFLQPWWCWLVGKVPLWLAPNLITIVGLIVNIITTLILIYFSPNGREEPPRWACALCALGLFFYQSLDAIDGKQARRTNSSSPLGELFDHGCDSISTVFVALAACISVQLGYYPRWMFFQCFCAMTLFYCAHWQTYVSGTLRFGKIDVTEAQCTIIGIHLISAVFGPSIWMTKLPILGGIDIRIVPLYFAVFVFGLLAYENASVIFTGGVGKNGSTVAGTSVLSPIIPFLFVVVPAYVISQKSTDHIYENYPSLYIMAFGMITAKVTNRLVVAHMTKSEMEYLDWGLIGPLCLFLNQYFNSFLPEYYILWFAMLWCSVDLIRYCGQVCLEICAYLKIELFRIPYPPKPLMTSQAGSSSSSSEADDQHLFGLNNNDSRSGNKSPPISPSRNLTVPAFRRTMSESSSGSPRVTPSSSPRK comes from the exons ATGtatttttacaaaaacaaattGCTGTTGCCGGCGCAGCTGAAAAAGCTCGGTGACCACAAGTATTCATGTACCAACGTTAGCATGTTGGATCCGTTCCTGCAGCCCTGGTGGTGCTGGCTGGTTGGGAAGGTCCCGCTTTGGCTTGCCCCGAATCTAATCACAATCGTCGGTCTGATTGTCAACATCATCACCACCCTTATTCTAATCTA CTTTAGTCCGAACGGTCGGGAAGAGCCACCCCGGTGGGCGTGTGCGTTGTGCGCCCTTGGACTCTTCTTCTACCAAAGCCTAGATGCCATCGACGGGAAGCAAGCCCGCCGAACGAACTCATCGTCACCGTTGGGCGAACTGTTCGATCACGGGTGCGATTCGATATCGACCGTGTTCGTGGCCCTGGCGGCGTGCATATCCGTCCAGCTTGGCTACTACCCGCGGTGGATGTTTTTCCAGTGCTTCTGTGCAATGACACTGTTCTATTGTGCCCACTGGCAGACGTACGTTTCCGGGACGCTTCGGTTCGGCAAGATCGACGTGACGGAAGCGCAGTGCACCATCATCGGAATCCATCTGATATCGGCCGTTTTCGGTCCCTCGATTTGGATGACTAAA CTTCCGATACTGGGTGGAATCGACATTAGGATAGTGCCACTTTACTTTGCCGTTTTTGTGTTTGGGCTGCTCGCGTACGAGAACGCATCCGTGATCTTCACGGGAGGCGTCGGCAAGAATGGATCAACAGTGGCC GGAACCAGCGTCCTATCGCCCATCATACCGTTCCTGTTCGTGGTGGTGCCCGCCTACGTTATCTCGCAGAAATCCACCGATCATATCTACGAGAATTACCCGTCGCTGTACATTATGGCCTTTGGGATGATAACGGCTAAGGTGACTAATCGATTAGTG GTTGCCCATATGACAAAGAGTGAGATGGAGTACTTGGACTGGGGTCTGATAGGGCCATTATGTCTGTTTTTGAACCAGTACTTCAACAGTTTCCTTCCAGAGTACTACATTCTGTGGTTCGCGATGCTCTGGTGTTCTGTTGATCTAATTCGGTACTGTGGTCAG GTGTGCTTGGAGATCTGTGCCTACCTAAAGATCGAGTTGTTTCGCATCCCGTACCCACCGAAGCCGCTAATGACATCACAAG CGGGATCCTCTTCCTCTTCCTCGGAGGCGGACGACCAGCACCTGTTCGGATTGAACAACAATGACAGCCGCAGCGGCAACAAATCCCCACCGATCAGCCCGAGCCGTAATCTAACCGTTCCTGCCTTCCGGCGGACAATGTCCGAAAGCAGTAGTGGTTCACCACGGGTTACTCCCAGCTCATCCCCGAGGAAGTAA
- the LOC129725394 gene encoding cholinephosphotransferase 1 isoform X3, which yields MYFYKNKLLLPAQLKKLGDHKYSCTNVSMLDPFLQPWWCWLVGKVPLWLAPNLITIVGLIVNIITTLILIYFSPNGREEPPRWACALCALGLFFYQSLDAIDGKQARRTNSSSPLGELFDHGCDSISTVFVALAACISVQLGYYPRWMFFQCFCAMTLFYCAHWQTYVSGTLRFGKIDVTEAQCTIIGIHLISAVFGPSIWMTKIVGNFELWNSMSVITVVCGTWSLMHFFAVIQAGGVGKNGSTVAGTSVLSPIIPFLFVVVPAYVISQKSTDHIYENYPSLYIMAFGMITAKVTNRLVVAHMTKSEMEYLDWGLIGPLCLFLNQYFNSFLPEYYILWFAMLWCSVDLIRYCGQVCLEICAYLKIELFRIPYPPKPLMTSQGTNPPHQHHHEGKNAGSSSSSSEADDQHLFGLNNNDSRSGNKSPPISPSRNLTVPAFRRTMSESSSGSPRVTPSSSPRK from the exons ATGtatttttacaaaaacaaattGCTGTTGCCGGCGCAGCTGAAAAAGCTCGGTGACCACAAGTATTCATGTACCAACGTTAGCATGTTGGATCCGTTCCTGCAGCCCTGGTGGTGCTGGCTGGTTGGGAAGGTCCCGCTTTGGCTTGCCCCGAATCTAATCACAATCGTCGGTCTGATTGTCAACATCATCACCACCCTTATTCTAATCTA CTTTAGTCCGAACGGTCGGGAAGAGCCACCCCGGTGGGCGTGTGCGTTGTGCGCCCTTGGACTCTTCTTCTACCAAAGCCTAGATGCCATCGACGGGAAGCAAGCCCGCCGAACGAACTCATCGTCACCGTTGGGCGAACTGTTCGATCACGGGTGCGATTCGATATCGACCGTGTTCGTGGCCCTGGCGGCGTGCATATCCGTCCAGCTTGGCTACTACCCGCGGTGGATGTTTTTCCAGTGCTTCTGTGCAATGACACTGTTCTATTGTGCCCACTGGCAGACGTACGTTTCCGGGACGCTTCGGTTCGGCAAGATCGACGTGACGGAAGCGCAGTGCACCATCATCGGAATCCATCTGATATCGGCCGTTTTCGGTCCCTCGATTTGGATGACTAAA ATTGTGGGAAACTTTGAACTGTGGAACTCGATGTCCGTGATAACCGTTGTCTGCGGCACCTGGTCGCTGATGCACTTCTTCGCAGTGATACAGGCCGGTGGAGTCGGCAAAAACGGATCTACCGTAGCC GGAACCAGCGTCCTATCGCCCATCATACCGTTCCTGTTCGTGGTGGTGCCCGCCTACGTTATCTCGCAGAAATCCACCGATCATATCTACGAGAATTACCCGTCGCTGTACATTATGGCCTTTGGGATGATAACGGCTAAGGTGACTAATCGATTAGTG GTTGCCCATATGACAAAGAGTGAGATGGAGTACTTGGACTGGGGTCTGATAGGGCCATTATGTCTGTTTTTGAACCAGTACTTCAACAGTTTCCTTCCAGAGTACTACATTCTGTGGTTCGCGATGCTCTGGTGTTCTGTTGATCTAATTCGGTACTGTGGTCAG GTGTGCTTGGAGATCTGTGCCTACCTAAAGATCGAGTTGTTTCGCATCCCGTACCCACCGAAGCCGCTAATGACATCACAAGGTACGAATCCACCCCATCAACATCATCACGAAGGTAAAAATG CGGGATCCTCTTCCTCTTCCTCGGAGGCGGACGACCAGCACCTGTTCGGATTGAACAACAATGACAGCCGCAGCGGCAACAAATCCCCACCGATCAGCCCGAGCCGTAATCTAACCGTTCCTGCCTTCCGGCGGACAATGTCCGAAAGCAGTAGTGGTTCACCACGGGTTACTCCCAGCTCATCCCCGAGGAAGTAA
- the LOC129725394 gene encoding cholinephosphotransferase 1 isoform X2, whose protein sequence is MYFYKNKLLLPAQLKKLGDHKYSCTNVSMLDPFLQPWWCWLVGKVPLWLAPNLITIVGLIVNIITTLILIYFSPNGREEPPRWACALCALGLFFYQSLDAIDGKQARRTNSSSPLGELFDHGCDSISTVFVALAACISVQLGYYPRWMFFQCFCAMTLFYCAHWQTYVSGTLRFGKIDVTEAQCTIIGIHLISAVFGPSIWMTKIPLIGGTWNYSVCAIFSLGYLQVLITFCRTFREGGVGKNGSTVAGTSVLSPIIPFLFVVVPAYVISQKSTDHIYENYPSLYIMAFGMITAKVTNRLVVAHMTKSEMEYLDWGLIGPLCLFLNQYFNSFLPEYYILWFAMLWCSVDLIRYCGQVCLEICAYLKIELFRIPYPPKPLMTSQGTNPPHQHHHEGKNAGSSSSSSEADDQHLFGLNNNDSRSGNKSPPISPSRNLTVPAFRRTMSESSSGSPRVTPSSSPRK, encoded by the exons ATGtatttttacaaaaacaaattGCTGTTGCCGGCGCAGCTGAAAAAGCTCGGTGACCACAAGTATTCATGTACCAACGTTAGCATGTTGGATCCGTTCCTGCAGCCCTGGTGGTGCTGGCTGGTTGGGAAGGTCCCGCTTTGGCTTGCCCCGAATCTAATCACAATCGTCGGTCTGATTGTCAACATCATCACCACCCTTATTCTAATCTA CTTTAGTCCGAACGGTCGGGAAGAGCCACCCCGGTGGGCGTGTGCGTTGTGCGCCCTTGGACTCTTCTTCTACCAAAGCCTAGATGCCATCGACGGGAAGCAAGCCCGCCGAACGAACTCATCGTCACCGTTGGGCGAACTGTTCGATCACGGGTGCGATTCGATATCGACCGTGTTCGTGGCCCTGGCGGCGTGCATATCCGTCCAGCTTGGCTACTACCCGCGGTGGATGTTTTTCCAGTGCTTCTGTGCAATGACACTGTTCTATTGTGCCCACTGGCAGACGTACGTTTCCGGGACGCTTCGGTTCGGCAAGATCGACGTGACGGAAGCGCAGTGCACCATCATCGGAATCCATCTGATATCGGCCGTTTTCGGTCCCTCGATTTGGATGACTAAA ATACCCCTAATTGGCGGCACGTGGAACTATTCGGTGTGTGCGATATTCTCGCTCGGCTATCTGCAAGTGTTGATCACCTTCTGTCGGACGTTTCGGGAAGGTGGCGTCGGCAAAAACGGGTCAACCGTTGCT GGAACCAGCGTCCTATCGCCCATCATACCGTTCCTGTTCGTGGTGGTGCCCGCCTACGTTATCTCGCAGAAATCCACCGATCATATCTACGAGAATTACCCGTCGCTGTACATTATGGCCTTTGGGATGATAACGGCTAAGGTGACTAATCGATTAGTG GTTGCCCATATGACAAAGAGTGAGATGGAGTACTTGGACTGGGGTCTGATAGGGCCATTATGTCTGTTTTTGAACCAGTACTTCAACAGTTTCCTTCCAGAGTACTACATTCTGTGGTTCGCGATGCTCTGGTGTTCTGTTGATCTAATTCGGTACTGTGGTCAG GTGTGCTTGGAGATCTGTGCCTACCTAAAGATCGAGTTGTTTCGCATCCCGTACCCACCGAAGCCGCTAATGACATCACAAGGTACGAATCCACCCCATCAACATCATCACGAAGGTAAAAATG CGGGATCCTCTTCCTCTTCCTCGGAGGCGGACGACCAGCACCTGTTCGGATTGAACAACAATGACAGCCGCAGCGGCAACAAATCCCCACCGATCAGCCCGAGCCGTAATCTAACCGTTCCTGCCTTCCGGCGGACAATGTCCGAAAGCAGTAGTGGTTCACCACGGGTTACTCCCAGCTCATCCCCGAGGAAGTAA
- the LOC129725394 gene encoding choline/ethanolaminephosphotransferase 1 isoform X6 has translation MYFYKNKLLLPAQLKKLGDHKYSCTNVSMLDPFLQPWWCWLVGKVPLWLAPNLITIVGLIVNIITTLILIYFSPNGREEPPRWACALCALGLFFYQSLDAIDGKQARRTNSSSPLGELFDHGCDSISTVFVALAACISVQLGYYPRWMFFQCFCAMTLFYCAHWQTYVSGTLRFGKIDVTEAQCTIIGIHLISAVFGPSIWMTKLPILGGIDIRIVPLYFAVFVFGLLAYENASVIFTGGVGKNGSTVAGTSVLSPIIPFLFVVVPAYVISQKSTDHIYENYPSLYIMAFGMITAKVTNRLVVAHMTKSEMEYLDWGLIGPLCLFLNQYFNSFLPEYYILWFAMLWCSVDLIRYCGQVCLEICAYLKIELFRIPYPPKPLMTSQGEH, from the exons ATGtatttttacaaaaacaaattGCTGTTGCCGGCGCAGCTGAAAAAGCTCGGTGACCACAAGTATTCATGTACCAACGTTAGCATGTTGGATCCGTTCCTGCAGCCCTGGTGGTGCTGGCTGGTTGGGAAGGTCCCGCTTTGGCTTGCCCCGAATCTAATCACAATCGTCGGTCTGATTGTCAACATCATCACCACCCTTATTCTAATCTA CTTTAGTCCGAACGGTCGGGAAGAGCCACCCCGGTGGGCGTGTGCGTTGTGCGCCCTTGGACTCTTCTTCTACCAAAGCCTAGATGCCATCGACGGGAAGCAAGCCCGCCGAACGAACTCATCGTCACCGTTGGGCGAACTGTTCGATCACGGGTGCGATTCGATATCGACCGTGTTCGTGGCCCTGGCGGCGTGCATATCCGTCCAGCTTGGCTACTACCCGCGGTGGATGTTTTTCCAGTGCTTCTGTGCAATGACACTGTTCTATTGTGCCCACTGGCAGACGTACGTTTCCGGGACGCTTCGGTTCGGCAAGATCGACGTGACGGAAGCGCAGTGCACCATCATCGGAATCCATCTGATATCGGCCGTTTTCGGTCCCTCGATTTGGATGACTAAA CTTCCGATACTGGGTGGAATCGACATTAGGATAGTGCCACTTTACTTTGCCGTTTTTGTGTTTGGGCTGCTCGCGTACGAGAACGCATCCGTGATCTTCACGGGAGGCGTCGGCAAGAATGGATCAACAGTGGCC GGAACCAGCGTCCTATCGCCCATCATACCGTTCCTGTTCGTGGTGGTGCCCGCCTACGTTATCTCGCAGAAATCCACCGATCATATCTACGAGAATTACCCGTCGCTGTACATTATGGCCTTTGGGATGATAACGGCTAAGGTGACTAATCGATTAGTG GTTGCCCATATGACAAAGAGTGAGATGGAGTACTTGGACTGGGGTCTGATAGGGCCATTATGTCTGTTTTTGAACCAGTACTTCAACAGTTTCCTTCCAGAGTACTACATTCTGTGGTTCGCGATGCTCTGGTGTTCTGTTGATCTAATTCGGTACTGTGGTCAG GTGTGCTTGGAGATCTGTGCCTACCTAAAGATCGAGTTGTTTCGCATCCCGTACCCACCGAAGCCGCTAATGACATCACAAG GCGAACACTAA
- the LOC129725394 gene encoding cholinephosphotransferase 1 isoform X1 produces the protein MYFYKNKLLLPAQLKKLGDHKYSCTNVSMLDPFLQPWWCWLVGKVPLWLAPNLITIVGLIVNIITTLILIYFSPNGREEPPRWACALCALGLFFYQSLDAIDGKQARRTNSSSPLGELFDHGCDSISTVFVALAACISVQLGYYPRWMFFQCFCAMTLFYCAHWQTYVSGTLRFGKIDVTEAQCTIIGIHLISAVFGPSIWMTKLPILGGIDIRIVPLYFAVFVFGLLAYENASVIFTGGVGKNGSTVAGTSVLSPIIPFLFVVVPAYVISQKSTDHIYENYPSLYIMAFGMITAKVTNRLVVAHMTKSEMEYLDWGLIGPLCLFLNQYFNSFLPEYYILWFAMLWCSVDLIRYCGQVCLEICAYLKIELFRIPYPPKPLMTSQGTNPPHQHHHEGKNAGSSSSSSEADDQHLFGLNNNDSRSGNKSPPISPSRNLTVPAFRRTMSESSSGSPRVTPSSSPRK, from the exons ATGtatttttacaaaaacaaattGCTGTTGCCGGCGCAGCTGAAAAAGCTCGGTGACCACAAGTATTCATGTACCAACGTTAGCATGTTGGATCCGTTCCTGCAGCCCTGGTGGTGCTGGCTGGTTGGGAAGGTCCCGCTTTGGCTTGCCCCGAATCTAATCACAATCGTCGGTCTGATTGTCAACATCATCACCACCCTTATTCTAATCTA CTTTAGTCCGAACGGTCGGGAAGAGCCACCCCGGTGGGCGTGTGCGTTGTGCGCCCTTGGACTCTTCTTCTACCAAAGCCTAGATGCCATCGACGGGAAGCAAGCCCGCCGAACGAACTCATCGTCACCGTTGGGCGAACTGTTCGATCACGGGTGCGATTCGATATCGACCGTGTTCGTGGCCCTGGCGGCGTGCATATCCGTCCAGCTTGGCTACTACCCGCGGTGGATGTTTTTCCAGTGCTTCTGTGCAATGACACTGTTCTATTGTGCCCACTGGCAGACGTACGTTTCCGGGACGCTTCGGTTCGGCAAGATCGACGTGACGGAAGCGCAGTGCACCATCATCGGAATCCATCTGATATCGGCCGTTTTCGGTCCCTCGATTTGGATGACTAAA CTTCCGATACTGGGTGGAATCGACATTAGGATAGTGCCACTTTACTTTGCCGTTTTTGTGTTTGGGCTGCTCGCGTACGAGAACGCATCCGTGATCTTCACGGGAGGCGTCGGCAAGAATGGATCAACAGTGGCC GGAACCAGCGTCCTATCGCCCATCATACCGTTCCTGTTCGTGGTGGTGCCCGCCTACGTTATCTCGCAGAAATCCACCGATCATATCTACGAGAATTACCCGTCGCTGTACATTATGGCCTTTGGGATGATAACGGCTAAGGTGACTAATCGATTAGTG GTTGCCCATATGACAAAGAGTGAGATGGAGTACTTGGACTGGGGTCTGATAGGGCCATTATGTCTGTTTTTGAACCAGTACTTCAACAGTTTCCTTCCAGAGTACTACATTCTGTGGTTCGCGATGCTCTGGTGTTCTGTTGATCTAATTCGGTACTGTGGTCAG GTGTGCTTGGAGATCTGTGCCTACCTAAAGATCGAGTTGTTTCGCATCCCGTACCCACCGAAGCCGCTAATGACATCACAAGGTACGAATCCACCCCATCAACATCATCACGAAGGTAAAAATG CGGGATCCTCTTCCTCTTCCTCGGAGGCGGACGACCAGCACCTGTTCGGATTGAACAACAATGACAGCCGCAGCGGCAACAAATCCCCACCGATCAGCCCGAGCCGTAATCTAACCGTTCCTGCCTTCCGGCGGACAATGTCCGAAAGCAGTAGTGGTTCACCACGGGTTACTCCCAGCTCATCCCCGAGGAAGTAA
- the LOC129725394 gene encoding cholinephosphotransferase 1 isoform X5, with product MYFYKNKLLLPAQLKKLGDHKYSCTNVSMLDPFLQPWWCWLVGKVPLWLAPNLITIVGLIVNIITTLILIYFSPNGREEPPRWACALCALGLFFYQSLDAIDGKQARRTNSSSPLGELFDHGCDSISTVFVALAACISVQLGYYPRWMFFQCFCAMTLFYCAHWQTYVSGTLRFGKIDVTEAQCTIIGIHLISAVFGPSIWMTKLPILGGIDIRIVPLYFAVFVFGLLAYENASVIFTGGVGKNGSTVAGTSVLSPIIPFLFVVVPAYVISQKSTDHIYENYPSLYIMAFGMITAKVTNRLVVAHMTKSEMEYLDWGLIGPLCLFLNQYFNSFLPEYYILWFAMLWCSVDLIRYCGQVCLEICAYLKIELFRIPYPPKPLMTSQGTNPPHQHHHEGKNGEH from the exons ATGtatttttacaaaaacaaattGCTGTTGCCGGCGCAGCTGAAAAAGCTCGGTGACCACAAGTATTCATGTACCAACGTTAGCATGTTGGATCCGTTCCTGCAGCCCTGGTGGTGCTGGCTGGTTGGGAAGGTCCCGCTTTGGCTTGCCCCGAATCTAATCACAATCGTCGGTCTGATTGTCAACATCATCACCACCCTTATTCTAATCTA CTTTAGTCCGAACGGTCGGGAAGAGCCACCCCGGTGGGCGTGTGCGTTGTGCGCCCTTGGACTCTTCTTCTACCAAAGCCTAGATGCCATCGACGGGAAGCAAGCCCGCCGAACGAACTCATCGTCACCGTTGGGCGAACTGTTCGATCACGGGTGCGATTCGATATCGACCGTGTTCGTGGCCCTGGCGGCGTGCATATCCGTCCAGCTTGGCTACTACCCGCGGTGGATGTTTTTCCAGTGCTTCTGTGCAATGACACTGTTCTATTGTGCCCACTGGCAGACGTACGTTTCCGGGACGCTTCGGTTCGGCAAGATCGACGTGACGGAAGCGCAGTGCACCATCATCGGAATCCATCTGATATCGGCCGTTTTCGGTCCCTCGATTTGGATGACTAAA CTTCCGATACTGGGTGGAATCGACATTAGGATAGTGCCACTTTACTTTGCCGTTTTTGTGTTTGGGCTGCTCGCGTACGAGAACGCATCCGTGATCTTCACGGGAGGCGTCGGCAAGAATGGATCAACAGTGGCC GGAACCAGCGTCCTATCGCCCATCATACCGTTCCTGTTCGTGGTGGTGCCCGCCTACGTTATCTCGCAGAAATCCACCGATCATATCTACGAGAATTACCCGTCGCTGTACATTATGGCCTTTGGGATGATAACGGCTAAGGTGACTAATCGATTAGTG GTTGCCCATATGACAAAGAGTGAGATGGAGTACTTGGACTGGGGTCTGATAGGGCCATTATGTCTGTTTTTGAACCAGTACTTCAACAGTTTCCTTCCAGAGTACTACATTCTGTGGTTCGCGATGCTCTGGTGTTCTGTTGATCTAATTCGGTACTGTGGTCAG GTGTGCTTGGAGATCTGTGCCTACCTAAAGATCGAGTTGTTTCGCATCCCGTACCCACCGAAGCCGCTAATGACATCACAAGGTACGAATCCACCCCATCAACATCATCACGAAGGTAAAAATG GCGAACACTAA
- the LOC129725395 gene encoding protein farnesyltransferase/geranylgeranyltransferase type-1 subunit alpha → MADGNSSDEDFPDDWILYANRPEWSDVVPLMQDDGENPVVMIQYSEKFNDVYSYLRAIISKKEKTVRALQLTHDAAKLNAANYTVWQYRRDILKALNSNLYDELVYIEGVIEDNPKNYQVWHHRRVIVEWLNDPSWELELTENILNMDAKNYHAWQHRQWAIKTYNLFDDELQYVDRLISEDMRNNSAWNERFFVLKHTGFTTEVLEREINYVMNRIRLIKNNESPWNFLRGLLQQGEGTMGQFPEVVEFCEDLYNSGVRSPYLLAFLIDLYEEKYFETRKAGQNPEQYQVKVQDLCESMANQYDQIRCKYWRYIADNFRRKIEEEADQNGL, encoded by the exons ATGGCTGACGGTAACAGTTCCGATGAAGATTTTCCCGACGATTGGATCCTGTACGCTAATCGGCCGGAATGGAGTGACGTAGTACCTCTGATGCAGGACGACGGCGAAAATCCGGTAGTCATGATTCAGTATAGTGAAAAAT TCAATGACGTTTACAGCTATCTGCGAGCGATTATTTCCAAGAAGGAAAAGACAGTCCGTGCCTTGCAACTGACACATGATGCTGCCAAGTTGAACGCGGCTAACTACACGGTCTGGCAATACCGCCGGGACATACTGAAAGCGCTCAACTCCAATCTGTACGACGAGTTGGTCTATATTGAAGGAGTGATCGAGGACAATCCTAAGAACTACCAAGTTTGGCATCACCGCCGGGTAATCGTAGAGTGGCTGAATGATCCTTCGTGGGAACTTGAACTCACCGAGAATATTCTGAACATGGATGCCAAAAACTATCACGCATGGCAGCATAGACAGTGGGCTATTAAAACTTACAA TTTGTTTGACGACGAGCTGCAGTACGTCGATCGTCTTATCTCCGAGGATATGCGCAACAATTCGGCCTGGAACGAGCGTTTCTTCGTTCTTAAGCACACCGGATTCACTACGGAGGTGCTGGAGCGCGAGATCAACTATGTGATGAATCGTATTCGGTTGatcaaaaacaacgaaagtccatGGAACTTCCTGCGTGGGTTGCTGCAGCAAGGGGAAGGCACCATGGGCCAGTTCCCAGAGGTGGTCGAATTTTGCGAGGATTTGTACAACTCCGGGGTACGATCGCCGTATCTATTGGCATTTTTGATTGATCTCTACGAGGAGAAATATTTCGAAACCAGAAAGGCAGGCCAGAATCCGGAGCAGTACCAGGTTAAGGTGCAGGATCTGTGCGAATCGATGGCAAATCAGTATGATCAAATTCGCTGCAAGTACTGGCGGTATATAGCCGATAATTTTCGGAGGAAGATCGAAGAAGAGGCCGACCAGAATGGATTGTAG